TCTGTACTTTTGGATCGTCCTTGAGTAGTTTTCTGATTTTGCTGAGATAAACATCCATACTTCTTGCGTTGAAGTAGCTGTCATCTCCCCAGATTTGCTTCAAAGCATGACTTCTGTTGACCAAGTTATTTATTTCAGAAGCTAATAGTCTGATGAGTTCATTTTCCTTAGAAGTGAGTTTATGCTTCCCTTTTGGGCCTTCTATGAATTGCTCGTCATAGTGAAGGACAAAACCTCCAAACGTATAGGTTTTAAGTGGAGATACTTCTGAGCTTTTTTGAGTTCTTCTTAAGATAGCTGTTACTCTTAATAGTAGCTCCTCCATGCTAAAAGGCTTCGTGATATAATCGTCAGCGCCTATTTTTAGCCCCTCGATGATATCGTCCTTTTGATTTTTAGCTGTTAAGAATAAAATAGGTAGGTTGTCCTGTACCTTTTTGATTTCCTTCGCAAGCGTAAAGCCATCTTTCTTAGGCATCATAATATCCAAAAGACAAAGGTCGTATTTGTCTTTTTTGAATTTATTCCAGCCTTCTTCCCCATCTCTGCAGAGTGTGGGTTCGTAGCCTTTCATTTCTAAATATTCCTGAAGTATATCGCCAAGATTTGGGTCATCTTCTACAACCAATAGTTTTGCTTTGCTCATTGTTTTTTGGGTAAGTTTATGGTGAACGTGGTTCCCTTTCCAACTTCACTTTCCACTTGAATTCCTCCTTTGT
Above is a window of Algoriphagus machipongonensis DNA encoding:
- a CDS encoding response regulator transcription factor, translated to MSKAKLLVVEDDPNLGDILQEYLEMKGYEPTLCRDGEEGWNKFKKDKYDLCLLDIMMPKKDGFTLAKEIKKVQDNLPILFLTAKNQKDDIIEGLKIGADDYITKPFSMEELLLRVTAILRRTQKSSEVSPLKTYTFGGFVLHYDEQFIEGPKGKHKLTSKENELIRLLASEINNLVNRSHALKQIWGDDSYFNARSMDVYLSKIRKLLKDDPKVQIITVHGEGFKLIVSE